One part of the Chryseobacterium mulctrae genome encodes these proteins:
- a CDS encoding OmpA family protein, giving the protein MKSKLAILSLAIALPATAFAQDSIQVMKNGEYPNTFSSGSANVQPFTQSAKRFNDWSVSFGGGVPLLQSADLTSIKNGGGKTQIGYSAYFSVDKAITHAFGLKLQYDRGETRQGWFNTKDAAPANAAANMQVGARTQYDAISILGDINFSNLMRRVDNKSPYRWALHGYAGVGTLAYRAYQKDEFGQRLMTEVKPFKLNSFFGQAGAGLKYKLSNRVDLEGRLMYVVTTDDEFDGGGAQYSDINKISDQTSDNFFNATLGLTVNLGKHESHLMWHDPMQEIYYRTEVLESKVNHIEVCKAGDADNDGVCDDWDRQLDTPAGARVDGSGVALDVDLDGVIDLYDKCVTVPGPAENNGCPVENQNTGTVSEAETKLDGIEFELNSDKILSNNTPILNNAVSYINSSNGSYTVVGATDARGTEAYNQKLSEKRANNVKQYLIKNGVESNKLDAQGNGKTDLKYPECDPASKCPEWKNKANRRVYFKAK; this is encoded by the coding sequence ATGAAATCAAAATTAGCAATTTTATCGCTTGCGATAGCGTTACCTGCTACCGCGTTTGCACAAGATTCAATTCAAGTAATGAAGAATGGAGAATATCCGAATACATTTTCGTCGGGATCTGCCAATGTACAGCCTTTTACACAGTCTGCAAAAAGATTTAATGATTGGTCAGTATCATTTGGTGGTGGTGTACCGCTATTGCAGTCTGCAGATCTTACCTCTATTAAAAACGGAGGCGGAAAAACTCAAATTGGTTATTCGGCTTATTTCAGTGTTGATAAAGCGATAACCCATGCTTTTGGTCTTAAATTACAGTACGATCGTGGCGAAACAAGACAGGGATGGTTTAATACCAAAGATGCTGCACCCGCAAATGCTGCTGCCAATATGCAGGTCGGAGCAAGAACTCAATATGATGCAATCTCTATTTTAGGAGACATCAACTTCTCAAATCTGATGAGACGTGTAGATAACAAATCTCCTTACAGATGGGCACTTCATGGTTATGCTGGTGTTGGTACATTAGCTTATAGAGCTTACCAAAAAGACGAGTTTGGTCAAAGACTGATGACAGAAGTAAAACCGTTTAAATTAAACTCTTTCTTCGGGCAGGCAGGTGCAGGTTTAAAATATAAATTATCAAACAGAGTAGATCTAGAAGGAAGATTGATGTATGTAGTGACTACCGACGATGAATTTGACGGAGGAGGAGCACAGTATAGCGATATTAACAAAATCTCAGATCAGACTTCAGATAATTTCTTTAATGCAACTTTAGGTTTAACGGTTAATTTAGGAAAACACGAATCTCACCTAATGTGGCATGACCCAATGCAGGAAATTTACTACAGAACCGAAGTTTTAGAATCAAAAGTAAATCATATTGAGGTTTGTAAAGCTGGTGATGCAGATAATGACGGAGTTTGTGATGATTGGGACAGACAGCTTGATACTCCTGCAGGAGCAAGAGTTGACGGATCTGGTGTAGCTCTGGATGTTGACCTAGACGGAGTTATTGATCTATATGATAAATGTGTAACAGTTCCAGGACCTGCGGAAAACAATGGTTGCCCTGTGGAAAATCAAAATACAGGAACGGTATCTGAAGCAGAAACAAAATTAGACGGAATTGAGTTTGAATTAAACTCTGATAAAATTTTATCAAATAATACTCCGATTTTGAATAATGCAGTAAGTTATATCAATTCTTCAAACGGATCTTACACTGTTGTTGGTGCTACAGATGCAAGAGGAACTGAAGCATACAATCAGAAACTATCTGAAAAAAGAGCAAATAATGTAAAGCAGTATTTGATTAAAAACGGAGTAGAATCAAACAAACTTGATGCACAAGGAAATGGAAAAACAGATTTGAAATATCCTGAGTGTGACCCAGCTTCAAAATGTCCTGAATGGAAAAACAAAGCAAATAGAAGAGTGTATTTTAAAGCAAAATAA
- a CDS encoding LytR/AlgR family response regulator transcription factor, whose translation MKIAIIEDELLAVNYLKDLLDKQSIVPVTETVILRSKKQAIDFFKNDSADLIFMDIHLGDGMSLEIFEQVELFTPIIFITAFDEYAMRVFKHFTIDYLLKPFEEEDLHKALQKFISIKGNFDPEPVLKSISSLYKANDSEKMKHFIVTDGNKIRSVDEKGTAYFFASGKYLFLTTTDNRTYIYDDTIKDIIQKLTPPLFFKINRKFIINKEAIVEIIKHSSQKIELKLSPAPEINSDVFVSKRQITDFLHWMSN comes from the coding sequence ATGAAGATTGCAATCATAGAAGATGAGTTATTGGCGGTTAATTATCTGAAAGATCTTTTAGATAAACAAAGCATCGTTCCTGTTACAGAGACGGTGATTCTTCGTTCAAAAAAGCAGGCTATTGATTTTTTCAAAAATGATTCTGCAGATCTTATCTTTATGGATATTCACCTTGGTGATGGCATGAGTCTCGAAATTTTCGAACAGGTAGAGCTTTTCACACCGATTATTTTCATTACCGCTTTTGATGAATATGCGATGCGTGTTTTCAAACATTTTACTATTGATTATCTTTTGAAACCTTTTGAAGAAGAAGATCTGCATAAAGCATTACAAAAATTTATTTCTATAAAAGGTAACTTCGATCCTGAACCTGTACTGAAGTCTATTTCTTCTTTATATAAAGCTAATGATTCCGAAAAGATGAAGCACTTCATCGTAACAGACGGTAATAAAATAAGATCGGTAGATGAAAAAGGTACAGCTTATTTTTTTGCATCCGGAAAATATCTTTTCTTAACAACCACAGATAACAGAACTTATATTTATGATGATACCATTAAAGATATCATCCAAAAATTAACTCCGCCACTTTTTTTTAAAATCAACCGCAAGTTTATCATCAATAAAGAGGCAATTGTAGAAATCATAAAACACTCTAGCCAAAAAATTGAATTGAAACTTTCTCCCGCACCGGAAATTAATTCAGATGTATTTGTCAGCAAAAGACAGATTACCGATTTTTTGCATTGGATGTCAAATTAA
- a CDS encoding RagB/SusD family nutrient uptake outer membrane protein — translation MRKFTTFIAVAALSFSSIGCDRFLDIQPEGKIIPVTVEDYRKVLTSAYSKYPIHKSLVSLRTDELNVDENTSDFIAYREIAMWKDSNNDQSTIEFPWVSFYSVIFYLNQIINEGSKTMTDSSEKQQILAEAYALRAYVYFDMVNLYGKPYNAATASQDRGVPINLEIDLEQVLKPSSVQEVYDQVHADIKKAEQMMIEQKQTSPINYRFSKVSLLAFQAKTALYQGDWNKALDYANQAMAIKGDLSNLNTSSQAPNHFTSVESIMALDNAFNSAVQNISYASADLLAKYNTATDKRFGIYFQKNGSKYKIIKGGSSDFRVSFRTAELYFIKSEALVKLNRLDEAKEALLKVLKNRYTPAGFTSIQTEVNAMNATEFMSFMMDERFREFALEGQRWFDLRRLNQKKIIHNVNGQEYILQQNDVRYTIEFPKSAKKNNPNL, via the coding sequence ATGAGAAAATTTACAACATTCATTGCGGTTGCAGCATTAAGTTTTTCCAGTATAGGATGCGATCGTTTTCTAGATATACAGCCGGAAGGGAAGATCATCCCTGTTACTGTTGAAGATTACCGTAAAGTATTGACTTCTGCGTATTCAAAATACCCTATTCATAAATCTTTAGTCTCGCTTCGTACAGATGAGCTTAATGTAGATGAAAATACAAGTGACTTCATCGCTTACCGTGAAATCGCGATGTGGAAAGATAGCAACAACGACCAATCAACGATTGAGTTTCCTTGGGTAAGTTTTTATTCGGTGATTTTTTATCTGAATCAGATCATCAACGAAGGAAGCAAAACAATGACAGATTCTTCTGAAAAACAGCAGATTTTGGCAGAAGCTTATGCGCTTCGTGCATATGTTTATTTTGATATGGTTAATTTATACGGTAAACCGTACAATGCAGCTACAGCATCTCAGGATAGAGGAGTTCCTATTAATTTGGAAATCGATCTTGAGCAAGTTTTGAAGCCTTCAAGTGTACAGGAAGTTTATGATCAGGTTCATGCAGATATCAAAAAAGCAGAACAGATGATGATCGAGCAGAAGCAGACTTCACCGATTAACTATAGATTTTCTAAAGTTTCGTTATTGGCTTTTCAGGCAAAAACAGCTCTTTATCAAGGAGATTGGAACAAAGCGTTAGATTATGCAAATCAGGCAATGGCAATTAAAGGAGATTTAAGTAATTTAAATACTTCTAGTCAGGCTCCTAATCATTTTACGTCGGTAGAATCTATCATGGCTTTAGATAATGCTTTCAACAGCGCAGTACAGAATATATCGTATGCTTCTGCAGATCTACTTGCAAAATACAATACAGCCACCGACAAAAGATTTGGAATTTATTTCCAAAAAAATGGCAGCAAATATAAGATCATCAAAGGCGGAAGTTCAGATTTCAGAGTTTCTTTCAGAACTGCAGAATTATACTTTATAAAATCTGAAGCTTTGGTAAAGTTAAACAGATTGGATGAAGCTAAAGAAGCGTTGCTTAAAGTTTTAAAAAACAGATACACTCCAGCCGGATTTACATCTATTCAAACTGAGGTAAATGCAATGAATGCTACAGAATTCATGAGTTTTATGATGGATGAAAGATTCAGAGAATTTGCTTTGGAAGGACAACGTTGGTTTGATTTAAGAAGATTAAATCAGAAAAAAATCATTCATAACGTCAACGGACAGGAATATATTCTTCAGCAAAATGATGTAAGATACACGATAGAGTTCCCGAAAAGTGCTAAGAAGAACAATCCAAACTTATAA